aaataacactatTTTTGTCTAGCTAAGTATGAAAAGGCTTGAATGGAGAGAAGGAGGTACTGTTATTGTAACCTGTCCcgctggataagggtgtctgccaataaataaataataataataatttacatgaacaaaaacaaaacataaaccaAAATGTCTACCACATACCTATTTTTATAGCAGCAAATACTGCTATAGGCTTTTGTAAATCTATCCCTCTTTAtctatacattttatacacCCCACTAAATTCATCCATGGTATTGTAATTCCCACAAATACacaacaatctttattttaatctCTAATTAATAAACCAACAGAAATATAAAAACTTTACCAAACATCAGCCTTGTTTTACAGACATTTATAAATTGATATTCGTAAGTAGGGTTTGGGGGGCCTTGAATAGTAAAAGCTGCCTGTAAAGGTgtaaaaaaagcatttaaaaacataaatgtttCAGCTCATCAGTTCTTTCCACAAAACTACATTTTCAAGGACTCCTCAAGctgggggaggtggggagggAATAAAGGCAATGTTTAGACAATTTTTATGATAAATACCTTATGTTTTGCATGGCATggctttttaatgtatttcagtCATGCAAAACACAGGGCCCTGACGATCAAAGGAGAAGCTGAATCCAGTAATTTACTCACCTATGCTCTTGGACATGAAAGTGGAAAAATACTAATTAGTCTTTTTATCTTTACCTTACAAAATACTTCTGCAAATAACTGCATAGGTTAGGTACAAGTAAAAGTGCTTTGCCCCAAGAATGGTGACTTTTGTTTTACATGCCCAGAAGTCAAGTTTGCAGCAGTCTTGTTATTATCCCAGCAGTTACTATGTTTCATAAAGCATAAGGTGAATTGTGAACTATCTGGTGCCTCCCTATTTActgtttacatttcaaaagaGAATTACACAACCTAAAGTTGCAAAGAGCCAcgtctctcttctcttctcacACATCTTCTATATACCTTTCGAATAACAACAGGGTCCTGGACTGGAAGATTGAATAGCGGGAATAGCCCAAATAAACCTAGAGGAAAATAAGTTTCATCAACAGCAATTCCTTTTTGTATATTATGGAAGGCCAGGAACTGAGAAAGAGTAAAGTAGAGGTGCAACAATCATTAAGATGCTCCAGACTGCTAAAAAGGGATGCCAACAACTATTTGGCCACAGAGTCCAAATAAGTTTATTAAGGAGTAGGTGTGTGAGGGCTGGGTCATTCCTTTGGTCTTTGGTCTAGCAAAACTGGCAGAGAAATCTCTTAGAGAAACTCTTGAGCTAACTGGGTGAGCTAACCTCTGCAGTCTCTACCCTCACCACTTAATGAACACAAGGCCTGCCAGCACGGTGTAGCCCAGGACGAGAAACAGCACCTTGAGCAGTCGGTCATGCTTGTCCTCCAGCTCTCGGGCCAGGATCTCGAAGAATGTAACGAAGAGAAAGGTGCCAGCTGCTAGGCCTTGGAGAACCACAGAGGCTATGCTGCCTGCCAAGTTCTGGGCCCTCTCGATGCCCATGCCCACGCCAATGCCCAATGGGATCATGACACTGACGGTGACAGCCAGTTTGGCAGCATCCTTCATGGGCAGGCCAGACTTGGCCATGCTTACCCCCAGAGCCACGGCAGCCAGTGTCTCGTGGATGGCTACTCCCAGAAAGAGACTGGCCAGCTTGGCCCCTTCCCCCTGCAGTCCCAGGGCTAACCCCTCAAAGATGGAGTGTGCGGACAGGGCGAAAACCAAGCTGGCCAGGCGCAGGGGCCCTGCACGCGCCAGCTCAGAAGGATTGAGGTGtccgtggtggtggtggtggcccCCGTTGAGGGCTCGGGGCTGGGCGATGAAGGGGGTGTCGTATTCTGAGTCACTGCCGGCATCGGAGCCACCTGC
This sequence is a window from Amia ocellicauda isolate fAmiCal2 chromosome 22, fAmiCal2.hap1, whole genome shotgun sequence. Protein-coding genes within it:
- the LOC136718609 gene encoding zinc transporter ZIP3 → MDIVVAKVLCLLGVFLLMLAGALVPVRVMQVDYEKAQRSKKILALCNSFGGGVFLATCFNALLPAVRQKVDEVLKLVSIQTDYPLAETMMLLGFFLTVFVEQAVLTFRKEKPSFIDLETFNAGGSDAGSDSEYDTPFIAQPRALNGGHHHHHGHLNPSELARAGPLRLASLVFALSAHSIFEGLALGLQGEGAKLASLFLGVAIHETLAAVALGVSMAKSGLPMKDAAKLAVTVSVMIPLGIGVGMGIERAQNLAGSIASVVLQGLAAGTFLFVTFFEILARELEDKHDRLLKVLFLVLGYTVLAGLVFIKW